A window of the Falco rusticolus isolate bFalRus1 chromosome 1, bFalRus1.pri, whole genome shotgun sequence genome harbors these coding sequences:
- the ZGRF1 gene encoding protein ZGRF1 isoform X4, whose amino-acid sequence MASQEFTVLYTHQKMKKSKTWQDGILRITTGRNKAILFDDKGQCLESIFVKSQVNAGDNLEGERYLITVEAVKLNEKSFEDQPRKAEAPAVDRNGVKPGVLPPRHLSVGLKRKFTGFQGPRQVGKKILAMEDGLKSMTLPLSKQCQGTLSSKFYVTSPLFSTVSKKDTETNMFADFHEDVCMGNDTEHMSVSSLLSAPFLDRCEKAEKQNSDQSIVKPEPSQITGDTKSSSQTAGHRAASGNIRSTAQIIALLKSKPTQGCREQTPAVTECLSRFQASGNTGSLHKSTILHGFSGNSAKRLMQNIQDLPFTKGTVNDKKEWNAEMLLNSSEQPCVKEVTRHDKEADNLSHDLQDPCNTNSCFLPESIVSRMSDSQFVLSSGDVSCSASPITSEKKHSRYRGRSVTSSPKEDSSVKLQSELQPRQNPGEPSDLQLSEDLTLTETGIVKEELSTHGKDCGLGEQMMEVNFSLLEAFDFNDTNNEDLCERDVSKLTEGGMLSQSPDCLTEDDVAQNAALRLHSCCQVVTHSKNGEVKCSTSDGENDGNPCAGVMPSQLCDSDVGDTGTIAEDSANQTRFEVELLDDGCNIKEINEGQLNTEGTNKKDLDGCAVCTVNGMSQIKSKHSDLFPGDVNVNECHPKLSTFEKTGSISCISTSRITSAVDKKTEDDVIQLGCLKSPDVDLERFWGTKTDDIKPGKGHSSLHETEIDENDFESLESINASQEACKGERIGTDCLKCMAMADNSSDLPDLVNNITLLRALTQHSTALESLQKIEENNSTLYEAETSKEIFEHLVKAKAIKQFTEIPYSESIQASSGSYFDSSGLMPVVFQGHQVKGSAASEIMLRAPCSQLGWQQYQDNTEFAAERFLSPLFSSNYVLSDFRESPGSRSPHEGDIREENFEKQSNVIEESRIDQSPLALNMYSEVLPRTVSDSISHSDLRQTQWTSWEPDKVISSVELTSPLNPDSTFSPASGSGETIGDMQEPLIHRMLPTQEKSSYPGECNLSRFKRPVKTRARVPFVSLPATEKVPDAVYPTDSEEVQQSFESSVVNLCNESAVFPISAFGPGDRNYETSVFGEYTEDEQREFVQSVFPNLTSQYRQSKWLKYQNMAQCDLIAQNSDDSEVTDDICAENVLGMLLGDTGESSAVNKSAPGSACLLTAKSMLDKCCANTSKEDFISERKLLSLHLSQTPLAEATQKVLSHLSCYTVTGYGQDITISELSFPNVDKVKYADLPKRKISIPTVFESHVHYKQIFKAALTEQLNIMLFGLSQRLHKALSKVDVSFYTSLKDGQSMSKESCVPLCSHMRPAKLVMVKKEGQNKGRLFYTCDAPKSEQCLFFKWIEDVNPSQIKSRPSAVLHDMKSVGTYLRSQNIALYEGCQLLVRKAFEVQAQRCSKFKKFMNTPDRFDGDSKKKLYLKLSRKEHYSFYSKDDIWVISKTLNFDPLDTFIASSAFFGPSSNNEVELLPLKGYCPSNWRSNMIVHALLVCNASGELTALRNMEEHFNPSTLPLMPYLLKMNFRSENATNRVNKRKFIPPAINLKRTMTYGPVSTEVAMELAKKMIQTFLLNPDQATSLIRIAQMMTSCENLKPVEEHQILPITIIHGVFGAGKSYLLSVVILFLVQLFESSEATKGPRPAQWKLLIASSTNVAIDRILQGLLDLGFEDFIRVGSIRKITKAILPHSLHAGSGNDNEQLKELLALMKEDLTPTEKMYVRKSIEQHKLGTNKTILQQVKVVGVTCAACPFPCLNALKFPVVMLDECSQITEPASLLPIARFQCEKLVLVGDPKQLPPTIQGSESVHEKGLEQTLFDRLCLMGHKTILLRTQYRCHPAISAIANELFYEGNLIDGVSEKDRSPLLDWLPTLCFYNVNGVEQIERDNSFYNMAEVHFAVKLIQALVASGIKGSAIGLITLYKSQMCKTQNLLSDIHSEAFELKAVQVSTVDAFQGAEKEIIVLSCVRTRQIGFIDSEKRMNVALTRAKRHLLIVGNLACLSRNRLWGRVIHHCKGWENGLQHASQCEQQLNEILTCYLEKREEEAQKN is encoded by the exons ATGGCTTCTCAAGAATTTACT GTGTTATATACTcaccaaaaaatgaaaaaatcaaaaacGTGGCAAGATGGAATTCTGAGGATTACAACTGGCAGAAATAAG gCTATCTTGTTTGATGATAAAGGACAATGTTTGGAGAGTATTTTTGTGAAATCTCAG GTGAATGCTGGAGATAATTTAGAAGGTGAACGATATTTGATCACAGTGGAAGCAGTAAAATTGaatgaaaaatcttttgaagatcagccaaggaaagcagaagctcCAGCAGTGGATAGAAATGGTGTAAAACCTGGTGTTCTGCCTCCACGACATCTGTCTGTTGGCTTGAAAAGGAAGTTTACA GGTTTCCAAGGGCCACGCcaagttggaaagaaaatactagCAATGGAAGACGGATTAAAATCAATGACGTTACCTTTATCTAAGCAGTGTCAGGGTACTTTGTCATCCAAGTTTTATGTTACCTCTCCATTATTTTCTACAGTTTCTAAGAAGGATACAGAAACAAATATGTTTGCAGACTTTCATGAAGATGTGTGTATGGGTAACGATACAGAGCACATGTCTGTCTCCTCACTGCTTTCTGCTCCATTTCTTGACAGATGTGAGaaggcagagaagcaaaactCTGATCAGTCCATTGTGAAGCCAGAACCTTCTCAAATTACTGGGGACACCAAATCTAGTAGTCAGACAGCTGGTCACAGGGCAGCATCAGGCAACATAAGGAGCACAGCACAGATAATTGCTCTTTTGAAGTCTAAACCAACGCAAGGATGCAGAGAGCAAACACCCGCAGTCACAGAATGCCTTTCTAGGTTTCAGGCATCAGGAAACACAGGTAGCTTACATAAGAGCACAATCCTGCATGGTTTTTCAGGCAACAGTGCCAAAAGACTCATGCAAAATATTCAGGACCTGCCTTTTACGAAGGGAACTGTAAATGATAAAAAGGAATGGAATGCTGAAATGCTTCTAAATTCATCTGAACAACCTTGTGTTAAAGAAGTCACAAGACATGACAAAGAGGCAGATAATTTAAGTCACGACTTACAAGATCCCTGCAATACAAATAGTTGCTTCCTACCTGAATCCATTGTAAGTAGAATGAGTGACAGTCAGTTTGTCCTATCCTCAGGTGACGTTTCATGTTCAGCAAGTCCAAtcacctctgaaaaaaaacactcCAGATACAGAGGACGTTCAGTGACTAGCAGTCCTAAGGAGGATTCATCTGTGAAGTTGCAAAGTGAGCTTCAGCCCAGACAAAATCCAGGAGAGCCTAGTGATCTGCAGCTCTCTGAGGACTTAACATTGACTGAAACTGGAATTGTAAAGGAGGAATTAAGTACACATGGCAAAGACTGTGGTCTGGGTGAACAGATGATGGAGGTTAACTTCAGTCTACTGGAGGCTTTTGATTTTAATGACACCAACAATGAAGACCTGTGTGAAAGAGATGTGAGTAAACTCACTGAAGGAGGCATGCTTTCACAAAGTCCAGATTGCTTAACAGAAGATGATGTAGCACAAAATGCTGCACTGAGGCTTCATTCTTGCTGTCAAGTAGTGACGCACAGTAAAAATGGAGAAGTCAAATGTTCAACATCTGATGGAGAGAATGATGGAAATCCCTGCGCTGGGGTTATGCCATCTCAGCTTTGCGACAGCGATGTCGGAGATACAGGGACAATTGCAGAAGACTCTGCAAACCAGACCAGATTTGAAGTGGAACTTTTGGATGATGGATgcaacataaaagaaattaatgaaggCCAATTAAATACTGAAGGCACAAACAAGAAGGATCTTGATGGCTGTGCAGTGTGTACCGTTAATGGCATGTCACAGATAAAAAGCAAGCACTCTGATCTCTTTCCTGGAGACGTAAATGTTAATGAATGTCACCCTAAACTGAGTACGTTTGAGAAAACTGGAAgtatttcatgtatttctacCAGCAGAATAACTTCTGCAGTGGACAAAAAGACCGAAGATGATGTTATACAGCTTGGATGCCTGAAATCCCCAGATGTTGATTTAGAGCGCTTCTGGGGTACTAAGACTGATGACATTAAACCAG GAAAAGGCCATTCATCTCTACACGAAACAGAAATAGATGAAAATGACTTTGAAAGTTTAGAGAGCATAAATGCCTCTCAGGAAGCCTGCAAAGGTGAAAGAATAGGAACGGATTGCCTGAAATGCATGGCAATGGCTGACAATTCATCAGATCTTCCTGATTTGGTAAACAATATCACTCTTCTAAGAGCTTTGACTCAACATAGCACAGCATTAGAAAGCTTACAAAAGATTGAGGAAAATAATAGCACATTATATGAAGCAGAGACTTCTAAAGAGATATTTGAACACCTTGTGAAGGCTAAAG CTATAAAACAGTTTACGGAAATACCTTACTCAGAAAGTATACAGGCATCTTCCGGTTCATACTTTGATTCTTCTGGCCTTATG CCTGTTGTGTTTCAAGGGCACCAAGTAAAAGGATCAGCAGCTAGTGAGATAATGTTGagagctccctgctcccagctagGATGGCAGCAGTACCAAGATAATACAGAGTTTGCAGCTGAGAGATTTTTGTCACCCCTGTTTTCAAGCAATTATGTCTTGTCTGACTTCAGAGAg TCTCCAGGTTCAAGAAGTCCTCATGAGGGTGATATCAGAGAAgagaattttgaaaagcagtctAATGTTATTGAAGAGTCAAGAATAGATCAGTCCC CGTTGGCATTGAATATGTATTCTGAAGTTCTACCACGGACAGTGTCAGACTCAATTTCACATTCTGATTTGAGACAAACACAGTGGACTTCATGGGAACCTGACAAG GTGATATCATCAGTGGAACTGACTTCCCCGCTTAATCCAGACTCTACATTTTCTCCAGCTTCAGGAAGTGGGGAAACTATTGGAGATATGCAAGAGCCTCTGATACACAGGATGTTGCCAA CACAGGAGAAATCCAGCTATCCAGGGGAATGCAACCTCTCAAGATTCAAACGCCCAGTTAAAACACGAGCTCGAGTTCCGTTTGTCAGTCTTCCTGCCACTGAGAAGGTTCCCGATGCAGTTTATCCAACTGACAGTGAGGAGGTCCAGCAATCTTTTGAGTCTTCAGTAGTCAATTTATGCAACGAGTCAGCGGTATTTCCTATTAGTGCTTTTGGCCCTGGGGACAGAAATTATGAAACCTCTGTGTTTGGAGAGTATACGGAAGATGAACAAAGGGAGTTTGTACAATCAGTATTCCCTAATTTGACTTCACAATATAGACAAAGCAAGTGGCTAAAATATCAAAACATGGCTCAGTGTGACTTGATAGCTCAAAATAGTGATGATAGCGAAGTGACTGATGACATCTGTGCTGAGAATGTCCTTGGAATGCTGCTGGGTGATACAGGAGAGAGCAGTGCCGTGAATAAAAGCGCTCCCGGCTCTGCATGTCTACTGACAGCAAAGAGCATGCTTGATAAATGCTGTGCAAATACCAGCAAGGAAGATTTCATTTCAGAGAGGAAGTTACTTTCTCTGCACTTAAGTCAGACACCTTTGGCTGAAGCAACACAAAAGGTGTTAAGTCATCTGAGCTGCTACACTGTAACAGGATACGGCCAG gACATAACAATTTCTGAGTTGTCTTTTCCTAATGTGGATAAAGTAAAATATGCTGATCTTCCTAAAAGAAAGATTTCCATACCAACTGTTTTTGAGTCTCATGTTCActacaaacagatttttaaagctgctctgACAG AGCAATTAAACATAATGCTATTTGGGTTGTCACAAAGATTACACAAAGCTCTTTCAAAAGTGGATGTATCATTTTACACATCACTGAAAGATGGGCAAAGCATGAGCAAAGAAAGCTGCGTTCCACTCTGCAGTCACATGCGTCCTGCTAAGCTTGTTATGGTTAAAAAAGAAGGTCAAAACAAG gGTCGTTTGTTCTATACCTGTGATGCCCCAAAATCTGagcagtgtttgtttttcaagtggATAGAAGATGTGAACCCCTCGCAGATAAAATCCAGACCTAGTGCAGTGCTTCATGATATGAAAAGTGTTGGGACATACCTCAGAAGTCAAAATATTGCTCTCTATGAGGGATGCCAGCTCTTGGTGAG GAAAGCCTTTGAAGTTCAAGCACAACGGTGTAGTAAGTTCAAGAAATTTATGAATACACCTGATAGATTTGATGGTGATTCCAAAAAAAAGTTGTACCTCAAACTAAGTAGAAAGGAGCATTATTCTTTCTATAGCAAAG ATGATATTTGGGTTATTTCGAAGACTTTGAATTTTGATCCTCTTGATACTTTCATTGCAAGTAGTGCTTTCTTTGGACCATCCTCCAACAATGAAGTGGAATTACTACCACTGAAAGGCTACTGTCCCTCAAACTGGCGATCAAATA TGATTGTTCATGCCTTGCTGGTTTGTAATGCTAGTGGTGAGCTTACAGCTTTAAGGAATATGGAGGAGCACTTCAATCCATCTACGTTACCACTAATGCCATATCTATTAAAGAT GAATTTTCGTTCTGAAAATGCTACTAATAGagtcaacaaaagaaaatttattccaCCTGCCATCAACCTGAAACGCACAATGACGTATGGACCCGTCAGCACTGAAGTGGCAATGGAACTAGCTAAAAAGATGATCCAAACGTTCTTGTTGAACCCAGATCAAGCTACATCACTGATTCGGATAGCTCAGATGATGACCTCATGTGAAAATCTCAAACCAGTGGAAGAACACCAGATCTTGCCTATCACAATTATACATG GTGTTTTTGGAGCTGGCAAGAGCTATCTGCTGTCTGTTGTGATTTTGTTCTTAGTACAGCTCTTTGAAAGTAGTGAAGCTACCAAGGGTCCAAGGCCAGCTCAGTGGAAACTTCTGATTGCTTCTTCCACTAATGTTGCCATAGACAGGATACTGCAGGG TCTACTTGATCTTGGATTTGAGGATTTTATCAGAGTGGGAAGTATTAGGAAAATCACCAAAGCAATTCTTCCCCATAG tttACATGCTGGCTCAGGAAACGATAATGAGCAGTTAAAAGAGCTGCTTGCTCTCATGAAAGAAGATTTAActccaactgaaaaaatgtatgtaaGGAAGAGTATCGAGCAACATAAACTGGGGACCAATAAAACTATACTGCAACAG GTAAAAGTGGTTGGAGTGacctgtgctgcctgcccgTTCCCTTGTCTGAATGCTCTTAAGTTTCCTGTAGTGATGCTGGATGAGTGCAGTCAGATAACCGAAcctgcttctctccttcctATTGCAAG GTTTCAGTGTGAAAAGCTAGTCCTTGTTGGAGACCCTAAGCAATTACCACCAACTATTCAAGGGTCTGAGAGTGTTCATGAAAAGGGATTGGAGCAGACTCTCTTTGACCGGCTTTGCTTAATG GGACATAAAACAATACTTCTTCGGACACAGTACCGATGTCACCCTGCTATTAGTGCCATAGCCAACGAGCTGTTCTACGAAGGAAATCTGATAGATGGTGTTTCCGAGAAAGATAGAAGTCCTTTATTGGATTGGCTTCCAACACTATGTTTTTATAATGTTAACGGGGTAGAGCAA ATTGAAAGAGACAACAGCTTTTATAACATGGCAGAAGTTCATTTTGCAGTCAAGCTCATCCAGGCTCTAGTTGCAAGTGGAATAAAAGGATCTGCAATTGGTCTGATTACTCTTTATAAATCACAGATGTGTAAG ACTCAGAATTTGCTTAGCGACATACACTCTGAGGCTTTTGAACTTAAAGCTGTCCAGGTGTCCACTGTAGATGCATTCCAAGGAGCTGAGAAGGAGATCATTGTTCTGTCGTGTGTAAGAACAAGACAAATTGGGTTCATCGACTCAGAAAAGAGGATGAACGTTGCACTGACGAGAGCAAAGAGGCACCTGTTGATTGTTGGAAATCTGGCCTGTTTAAGTAGGAACAGACTGTGGGGAAGAGTAATTCATCACTGCAAAG GATGGGAAAATGGATTGCAACATGCAAGCCAGTGTGAGCAGCAGCTAAACGAAATTCTTACATGTTACTTGGAGAAACGGGaggaagaagcacagaaaaattaa